Proteins from a genomic interval of Lolium perenne isolate Kyuss_39 chromosome 1, Kyuss_2.0, whole genome shotgun sequence:
- the LOC127302535 gene encoding wings apart-like protein 2 isoform X1, whose product MIVRTYSRRSRSSFSSDGGAGAGGEPRGLSSSQDAFDFDAGDGNDDDLPLLGSSSSQPFPASQESSSMWDFDEDPPTHQPPPPSLLLDGPRRRGRGARKGARADPEPAATATLMEAEEYGEMMESVDEVNFALDGMRPTAPRRVRRASMLSLLGICASAAHRRTLRAQGLVQQIIDNVLVLNIDDPPLGVAAAALLFVLASDVQDNHLLDSESCIQFLLKLLNPPVDAIDAKAPSIGSKLLGISKVTMLNGSNKDSDSSSEDIISKVEEILLGCKEIKPLGKDDRRTSRPQLCSKWLALLTMEKACLSGVALEETSDKVSRVGGDFKETLRVSGGLDNIFDVMIDCHSTLERIVKDASILSLDIKEGTSLESAALLLKCLKILENATFLSYDNKVHLLSMSRRLSPRGSPLSLVGVIISIIESLSVLSLLQNSSVASSSTADSKGAISLNGTDKCKNSKINNLSLNLKRQNCASAKSDVSHISISSSSDVGLSQMTLDCSQSISSNRVSSGSLGEKHSNDVGMKLNIRKDRGKANPVRGSSGWVSITGPNSDGTSREVAKRRRLSENGNSDLSTGSGSDPFAFDDVDQEPLNWGLFGSKKKSSQGRQAKSANEKLSEDCEIAAIGTQESCQPEDNHQLGSTSPSNVDDESSLLEECLLASIKVLMNLANDNPSGCEHIASCGGLNTMASLIIKHFPSFDFSIDKNYETKERVSSDRDVDLGQDLTYSEDHKARQVKAMQLRDHELDFLVAILGLLVNLVEKDSLNRVRLASARVSVDLPSRSEKAQRDVIPLLCSIFLGSQGSAEASAPISPDDEESLMQGAREAEMMIVEAYAALLLGFLSIESMKVRGAISSCLPNNSLKVLVPALEKFVAFHLQLNMMTDETHSAVTEVINKCKLG is encoded by the exons AGATCccgctcctccttctcctccgacggcggcgccggcgccggaggGGAGCCGCGCGGCCTCTCGTCCTCGCAGGACGCCTTCGACTTCGACGCCGGGGATGGGAACGACGACGACCTCCCGCTGCTGGGCTCCTCCTCCTCGCAGCCCTTCCCGGCGTCCCAGGAGTCCTCCTCCATGTGGGACTTCGACGAGGACCCGCCCACGCACCAGCCGCCGCCCCCCTCCCTCCTACTAGACGGCCCGCGGCGGCGCGGGAGGGGGGCAAGAAAAGGGGCGCGCGCGGACCCCGAGCCGGCCGCCACCGCCACGCTCATGGAGGCCGAGGAGTACGGGGAGATGATGGAGAGCGTCGACGAGGTCAATTTCGCGCTCGACGGGATGCGGCCCACCGCGCCCAGGCGGGTGCGCCGCGCCAGCATGCTCAGCTTGCTAGGGAtctgcgcctccgccgcgcaCCGACGCACCCTACGGGCTCAGGG ATTGGTGCAGCAAATTATCGATAATGTTTTGGTTCTTAACATCGATGATCCTCCCCTCGGTGTTGCAGCAGCAGCTCTTTTATTTGTTTTGGCAAGTGAT GTACAAGACAATCATTTGCTAGATTCAGAATCCTGTATCCAGTTTCTTCTTAAATTATTAAACCCTCCAGTGGATGCTATTGATGCCAAAGCACCATCTATAGGTTCCAAACTTCTTGGAATCAGTAAAGTTACAATGCTCAATGGCTCAAATAAGGATTCTGATTCCAGTTCAGAGGATATCATTTCAAAAGTTGAAGAAATCCTCTTAGGTTGTAAGGAAATCAAGCCACTTGGCAAGGATGACAGGAGAACATCGAGGCCGCAATTATGTTCAAAATGGCTTGCTTTGTTGACAATGGAAAAGGCATGCTTGTCTGGCGTTGCATTAGAGG AGACTTCTGACAAGGTGTCTAGAGTTGGAGGAGATTTTAAAGAAACATTAAGGGTGTCAGGTGGTCTTGATAATATTTTTGATGTTATGATAGATTGTCATTCGACACTGGAG AGAATTGTAAAGGATGCATCCATTCTGTCCTTGGACATAAAAGAAGGAACATCTTTGGAAAGTGCTGCGCTCCTCTTGAAATGTTTGAAGATTTTAGAGAATGCAACGTTTTTAAGTTACGATAACAAG GTCCACTTGCTTAGCATGAGTAGAAGACTGAGTCCTAGAGGCTCTCCACTTTCTCTTGTTGGTGTTATTATCAGTATTATTGAATCATTATCAG TTCTGTCTCTCCTTCAAAATTCTTCAGTTGCTTCGAGCAGCACAG CAGACAGCAAGGGTGCAATTTCGTTGAATGGTACTGACAAGTGCAAGAACTCAAAGATAAATAACCTTTCGCTGAACCTGAAACGCCAAAATTGCGCATCTGCCAAATCAGATGTTTCTCATATTTCTATATCTTCTAGTAGTGATGTTGGCCTGTCACAAATGACGCTCGATTGTTCCCAGTCTATTTCAAGTAACAGGGTATCAAGTGGTTCATTAGGTGAAAAGCACAGCAATGATGTTGGTATGAAGCTCAATATAAGAAAGGATCGTGGTAAAGCCAACCCTGTTAGAGGGTCAAGTGGATGGGTTTCTATAACAGGACCAAATTCTGATGGAACCTCCAGAGAAGTGGCAAAACGAAGGCGTCTATCTGAAAATGGCAACAGTGATTTGAGCACTGGTAGTGGTAGTGATCCTTTTGCATTTGATGATGTTGACCAGGAGCCTTTAAATTGGGGGCtatttggttcaaaaaagaaatcaTCCCAGGGACGTCAAGCAAAATCAGCAAATGAGAAACTATCAGAAGATTGTGAGATTGCGGCCATTGGAACTCAGGAATCATGTCAACCTGAAGATAATCATCAATTGGGTTCAACATCCCCTTCTAATGTTGATGATGAGTCCAGTCTTTTGGAAGAATGCCTTCTGGCGTCAATTAAG gttcttaTGAACTTAGCAAATGACAACCCATCTGGTTGTGAACATATTGCATCATGTGGTGGACTTAACACCATGGCCTCCTTGATCATCAAGCATTTCCCTTCATTTGATTTCTCCATAGACAAGAACTATGAAACGAAAGAACGAGTGTCCTCTGACCGAGATGTTGATCTTGGACAAGACCTGACCTATTCCGAGGACCACAAAGCACGCCAAGTTAAAGCTATGCAACTGCGAGATCACGAGCTTGATTTTCTGGTTGCCATATTGGGCTTGCTTGTAAATCTCGTGGAGAAAGATAGCCTTAATAG GGTACGGCTTGCATCTGCCCGTGTTTCTGTTGATCTACCCTCACGGAGTGAAAAGGCACAGAGGGATGTTATACCACTCCTCTGTTCAATTTTCTTAGGAAGTCAAGGTTCCGCGGAAGCTTCTGCACCTATATCACCG GATGATGAAGAGTCTTTGATGCAAGGAGCACGAGAAGCTGAAATGATGATCGTGGAGGCCTATGCCGCCCTCCTGCTTGGTTTTCTTTCGATAGAAAG
- the LOC127302535 gene encoding wings apart-like protein 2 isoform X2, with the protein MIVRTYSRRSRSSFSSDGGAGAGGEPRGLSSSQDAFDFDAGDGNDDDLPLLGSSSSQPFPASQESSSMWDFDEDPPTHQPPPPSLLLDGPRRRGRGARKGARADPEPAATATLMEAEEYGEMMESVDEVNFALDGMRPTAPRRVRRASMLSLLGICASAAHRRTLRAQGLVQQIIDNVLVLNIDDPPLGVAAAALLFVLASDVQDNHLLDSESCIQFLLKLLNPPVDAIDAKAPSIGSKLLGISKVTMLNGSNKDSDSSSEDIISKVEEILLGCKEIKPLGKDDRRTSRPQLCSKWLALLTMEKACLSGVALEETSDKVSRVGGDFKETLRVSGGLDNIFDVMIDCHSTLERIVKDASILSLDIKEGTSLESAALLLKCLKILENATFLSYDNKVHLLSMSRRLSPRGSPLSLVGVIISIIESLSVLSLLQNSSVASSSTDSKGAISLNGTDKCKNSKINNLSLNLKRQNCASAKSDVSHISISSSSDVGLSQMTLDCSQSISSNRVSSGSLGEKHSNDVGMKLNIRKDRGKANPVRGSSGWVSITGPNSDGTSREVAKRRRLSENGNSDLSTGSGSDPFAFDDVDQEPLNWGLFGSKKKSSQGRQAKSANEKLSEDCEIAAIGTQESCQPEDNHQLGSTSPSNVDDESSLLEECLLASIKVLMNLANDNPSGCEHIASCGGLNTMASLIIKHFPSFDFSIDKNYETKERVSSDRDVDLGQDLTYSEDHKARQVKAMQLRDHELDFLVAILGLLVNLVEKDSLNRVRLASARVSVDLPSRSEKAQRDVIPLLCSIFLGSQGSAEASAPISPDDEESLMQGAREAEMMIVEAYAALLLGFLSIESMKVRGAISSCLPNNSLKVLVPALEKFVAFHLQLNMMTDETHSAVTEVINKCKLG; encoded by the exons AGATCccgctcctccttctcctccgacggcggcgccggcgccggaggGGAGCCGCGCGGCCTCTCGTCCTCGCAGGACGCCTTCGACTTCGACGCCGGGGATGGGAACGACGACGACCTCCCGCTGCTGGGCTCCTCCTCCTCGCAGCCCTTCCCGGCGTCCCAGGAGTCCTCCTCCATGTGGGACTTCGACGAGGACCCGCCCACGCACCAGCCGCCGCCCCCCTCCCTCCTACTAGACGGCCCGCGGCGGCGCGGGAGGGGGGCAAGAAAAGGGGCGCGCGCGGACCCCGAGCCGGCCGCCACCGCCACGCTCATGGAGGCCGAGGAGTACGGGGAGATGATGGAGAGCGTCGACGAGGTCAATTTCGCGCTCGACGGGATGCGGCCCACCGCGCCCAGGCGGGTGCGCCGCGCCAGCATGCTCAGCTTGCTAGGGAtctgcgcctccgccgcgcaCCGACGCACCCTACGGGCTCAGGG ATTGGTGCAGCAAATTATCGATAATGTTTTGGTTCTTAACATCGATGATCCTCCCCTCGGTGTTGCAGCAGCAGCTCTTTTATTTGTTTTGGCAAGTGAT GTACAAGACAATCATTTGCTAGATTCAGAATCCTGTATCCAGTTTCTTCTTAAATTATTAAACCCTCCAGTGGATGCTATTGATGCCAAAGCACCATCTATAGGTTCCAAACTTCTTGGAATCAGTAAAGTTACAATGCTCAATGGCTCAAATAAGGATTCTGATTCCAGTTCAGAGGATATCATTTCAAAAGTTGAAGAAATCCTCTTAGGTTGTAAGGAAATCAAGCCACTTGGCAAGGATGACAGGAGAACATCGAGGCCGCAATTATGTTCAAAATGGCTTGCTTTGTTGACAATGGAAAAGGCATGCTTGTCTGGCGTTGCATTAGAGG AGACTTCTGACAAGGTGTCTAGAGTTGGAGGAGATTTTAAAGAAACATTAAGGGTGTCAGGTGGTCTTGATAATATTTTTGATGTTATGATAGATTGTCATTCGACACTGGAG AGAATTGTAAAGGATGCATCCATTCTGTCCTTGGACATAAAAGAAGGAACATCTTTGGAAAGTGCTGCGCTCCTCTTGAAATGTTTGAAGATTTTAGAGAATGCAACGTTTTTAAGTTACGATAACAAG GTCCACTTGCTTAGCATGAGTAGAAGACTGAGTCCTAGAGGCTCTCCACTTTCTCTTGTTGGTGTTATTATCAGTATTATTGAATCATTATCAG TTCTGTCTCTCCTTCAAAATTCTTCAGTTGCTTCGAGCAGCACAG ACAGCAAGGGTGCAATTTCGTTGAATGGTACTGACAAGTGCAAGAACTCAAAGATAAATAACCTTTCGCTGAACCTGAAACGCCAAAATTGCGCATCTGCCAAATCAGATGTTTCTCATATTTCTATATCTTCTAGTAGTGATGTTGGCCTGTCACAAATGACGCTCGATTGTTCCCAGTCTATTTCAAGTAACAGGGTATCAAGTGGTTCATTAGGTGAAAAGCACAGCAATGATGTTGGTATGAAGCTCAATATAAGAAAGGATCGTGGTAAAGCCAACCCTGTTAGAGGGTCAAGTGGATGGGTTTCTATAACAGGACCAAATTCTGATGGAACCTCCAGAGAAGTGGCAAAACGAAGGCGTCTATCTGAAAATGGCAACAGTGATTTGAGCACTGGTAGTGGTAGTGATCCTTTTGCATTTGATGATGTTGACCAGGAGCCTTTAAATTGGGGGCtatttggttcaaaaaagaaatcaTCCCAGGGACGTCAAGCAAAATCAGCAAATGAGAAACTATCAGAAGATTGTGAGATTGCGGCCATTGGAACTCAGGAATCATGTCAACCTGAAGATAATCATCAATTGGGTTCAACATCCCCTTCTAATGTTGATGATGAGTCCAGTCTTTTGGAAGAATGCCTTCTGGCGTCAATTAAG gttcttaTGAACTTAGCAAATGACAACCCATCTGGTTGTGAACATATTGCATCATGTGGTGGACTTAACACCATGGCCTCCTTGATCATCAAGCATTTCCCTTCATTTGATTTCTCCATAGACAAGAACTATGAAACGAAAGAACGAGTGTCCTCTGACCGAGATGTTGATCTTGGACAAGACCTGACCTATTCCGAGGACCACAAAGCACGCCAAGTTAAAGCTATGCAACTGCGAGATCACGAGCTTGATTTTCTGGTTGCCATATTGGGCTTGCTTGTAAATCTCGTGGAGAAAGATAGCCTTAATAG GGTACGGCTTGCATCTGCCCGTGTTTCTGTTGATCTACCCTCACGGAGTGAAAAGGCACAGAGGGATGTTATACCACTCCTCTGTTCAATTTTCTTAGGAAGTCAAGGTTCCGCGGAAGCTTCTGCACCTATATCACCG GATGATGAAGAGTCTTTGATGCAAGGAGCACGAGAAGCTGAAATGATGATCGTGGAGGCCTATGCCGCCCTCCTGCTTGGTTTTCTTTCGATAGAAAG